The sequence ggggtctggggtgggGTAAATTTGGTCTGGGGGTGTCATAAGGGGGGGGAATTTGGTCTGGGGGAGGTCTGGGGGTGTCCTGGGAGGGTaaattgggtctgggggcgtaaattgggtctgggggggtctgggggtgtctgGGGGTATCCCTGGGGGCGTaaattgggtctgggggtgtcacaAGGGGTTGTAAATCGGGTCTGGGGGgtcggggtgggggggggggggggggcataaattgggtctgggggtgtcccagAGGGGTaaattgggtctgggggtgtcgGGGTGGGGTGCAGGGGATCACAGGGCACaaattgggtctggggggtccctggggtgcagggggtcACAGGGCACAAATTGGGTCTGGGGTGTCCTGGGAGGGTCTGGGGAggtctgggggggtcctgggggtgtaaattgggtctggggggggtCTGGGTCTGGGGTGTaaattgggtctgggggagggtctgggggcgtaaattgggtctgggggtgtctgGGGGGTCTGGTCTGGGGGTGTCAGGGGTAAATTCGGGTCTGGGGGCGTaaattgggtctgggggtgtcccagggcacaaattgggtctgggggtgtccGGGGTGGGGTGCAGGGGGGTCACAGGGCACaaattgggtctgggggtgtcccaggggtaaattgggtctgggggtgtccgggggggggtgcagggggggtcacaggggcaaattgggtctgggggtgtcccaggggtggGGTGCAGGGGGGTCACAGGGCACaaattgggtctgggggtgtccGGGGGGGTCAGGGCAGGCGGGGGAAGGGAGTTGCGGCCGgacccctcccctcccccccggTACCTCCATGCCGGGCCGGGGTCGCTCCGCGCTTTGGGTCTGGGGGCGCCGCGCGCGCCGCGGTCCCGGCGGCCGAACTGGGCTCggactgggagcgctgggagtGACGTCACCGCCGCCGCGGGGGGCCCGCTGGCCCCGAACGGCCCCGAGATCCCGATAAGGAACGGGccgggccgcccctcccccaccgcccctcccccaccgcCCCGGGCTGCGGCCGTAATGGGCACGGGGGGGGGAAcgggggggaactggggggactgggatggactgggaacaaactgggggggaactgggatggactgggggggaactgggatggactgggggggaactgggatggactgggagggactgggggggactgggatcaaactggaatgggacaaactgggggggactgggatggactgggggggactgggaacaaactgggggggactggggggaactgggatggactgggagggactggggggactgggagggactggggggactgggaacaaactgggggaactgggatcaaactggaatggactgggagggactgggaacaaactgggggaactgggatggactgggggggactgggagggactgggggaactgggaatgggactgggggggactgggaatgggactgggagggactgggactgggactgggggggactgggaatgggactgggagggactgggggggactgggaccaaactgggatcaaactggaatggactgggatggactggactggggggaactgggaacaaactgggagggactgggggggactgggaatgggactgggagcactgggaaggactggggggaaactgggatcaaactgggatcaaactgggagcactgggatagattgggagggactgggggacactggggggggtgactgggatagactgggagcaaactgggagcactgggaagaactggggatactgggagggactgggagcagtgggagggggactgggggggactgggagcaaactgggatggactgggagcaaactggaATGGACTggggggggaactgggagcactgggaaggcCTGGGGGAGacagggagggactgggaccaaactgggaggaactgggaatggcactgggatcgaactgggatggactggggggggTGGGGGCGGAAACTGGGCACCCCCCCATAATGACGTCACAGCCTCCATCCCATTATGGTTGATGGTCcggaactgggagcactgggaggggtgggggaggggcggaattggagagttttggggtgggggaggggcggaactgggggaggggcggaactgggggagttttgggggaatttggggaggggagggaattGGGAccccccgaaccccaaaataaagagacgggaacagcagcagtgccGTACTGGTTTATTGGCgtttgtactgggagcactgggagggactggggggaactgggggactgggggggactgggggggactgggagggactgggatggactgggaccaaactgggagggactgggagggactgggatggactgggagggactgggagggactgggatggactgggatggactgggatggactgcGACCAAACTGGGAGGcaactggggatactgggagtgactgggagcactgggagaggggctggagtggactgggagcaaactggaatggcactgggatcaaactgggatggcactgggaccaaactgggagcgactgggagcaaactgggagggactgggagggactgggagggactgggagcaaactgggagggactgggagcaaactgggagggactgggaggggcactggggatactgggagggactgggaccaaactgggatagactgggagGGGTCCCAGGCGGTTTTTGGGGGCCTCAGGCGGTTCCGGGGGTCTcaggtggggaggggtctcaggctGTTTTGGGAGGGGTCTTTGGGAGGGCCTCtcaggtgttttgggggtttgtgggggtcccgggggtcccagggtgttttggggggtctgtTTTGGGGGCCAGGGGTTTTGGGAGGGGTCTCAGGCGGTTCCGGGGGTCCCAGGCcgtttttggggaggggtcccaggccgtttttggggggtctcaggcggttttgggggtcccaggctgttttggggggtcccaggctgttttggggaggggtcccaggccgtttttgggggtcccaggcggttttgggggtcccaggctgttttggggaggggtcccaggcCGTTTCTGGGGGGGTCTCAGGCCGTGCCCGCGATCGCCCCCTGCAGGAAGTGCTGCCGCTCCCAGGCGCTCATCAGCGACAGGTGCAGGGGTCTCTGGCACGAGGCGCACGCGGGGCCCAGGGGGGAGtcccggggcagccccagcgccCCCCAGCACTCGGACAGCGCCTCTGGGGGGGGACACAGTGAGAGGGGACAGCCCAGTGACCC comes from Camarhynchus parvulus unplaced genomic scaffold, STF_HiC, whole genome shotgun sequence and encodes:
- the LOC115916908 gene encoding 5-aminolevulinate synthase, erythroid-specific, mitochondrial-like, with amino-acid sequence MFVQAINPPTVPRGGELLRIAPTPQHSPEMMERLAEALSECWGALGLPRDSPLGPACASCQRPLHLSLMSAWERQHFLQGAIAGTA